One Thermofilum pendens Hrk 5 DNA segment encodes these proteins:
- the rrp41 gene encoding exosome complex exonuclease Rrp41 translates to MKRGAPERLIDENGRRVDGRLPDEMRPLRVEAGVLKNADGSAYVELGNNKVLAAVYGPREPMPRHEALPDRAILKCRYSMLPFSVAERKSPQPSRREIELSKVIREALAPAVFLNEYPRTSIEVYIHILEADGGTRTASIIAGSVALADAGIAMRDLVAAIAVGKIGNVLVLDINGIEDQYGDGDMPIAMMPQRGEITLLQADGVFTPQEIEEALRLAQKAFQKIYAEQVRALKTKYESVKEVEE, encoded by the coding sequence ATGAAGCGAGGAGCACCGGAACGGCTTATAGACGAAAACGGTAGACGAGTAGATGGACGCCTACCTGATGAAATGCGACCCTTGCGCGTAGAGGCAGGCGTGCTAAAGAACGCCGATGGATCCGCTTACGTGGAGCTGGGGAATAACAAGGTCCTAGCCGCGGTGTATGGACCCAGGGAGCCTATGCCCAGGCACGAAGCCCTTCCTGACAGAGCGATACTTAAGTGCAGGTACAGCATGCTCCCGTTCTCCGTGGCCGAAAGGAAAAGTCCTCAGCCTTCGAGGAGGGAGATAGAGCTATCGAAAGTAATTAGGGAGGCTCTTGCTCCGGCAGTCTTCCTCAACGAATACCCGAGAACATCCATCGAGGTCTACATCCACATACTCGAGGCAGACGGTGGAACAAGGACTGCGAGTATAATAGCGGGATCTGTGGCTCTCGCTGACGCCGGTATAGCAATGCGGGACCTCGTAGCGGCAATAGCAGTTGGAAAAATAGGAAACGTCCTCGTCCTCGACATCAACGGTATTGAAGACCAGTACGGAGATGGAGATATGCCGATAGCTATGATGCCTCAGCGCGGGGAAATAACGCTCCTGCAGGCGGACGGAGTGTTCACCCCGCAAGAGATCGAGGAAGCGTTGAGGCTGGCGCAGAAAGCCTTCCAAAAGATTTATGCTGAACAGGTGCGCGCGCTTAAGACCAAGTACGAGTCTGTGAAAGAGGTGGAGGAATAG
- the rrp4 gene encoding exosome complex RNA-binding protein Rrp4 produces the protein MTIHVKDRQIVAPGEFVGEQGRFRVEGQVFRVGRKYYSKVLGVVTVDEENRVVKVIPLKGKYFPVEGHIVVGKVVDIGFTSWEVDINSPYVAVLPVSEVTSRPVTISRNELSRILDVGDLILAKIVSFDLSKDPVLTIKESRLGKIPRGTLVEIPPQKVPRVIGRRGSMVSMIEDLLGVKLIVGQNGRIVVVGDDPQRVEIAVLAVRKIEAEAHTTGLTDRIKQFIEERLRS, from the coding sequence GTGACCATACACGTTAAGGATAGGCAGATTGTTGCGCCAGGAGAATTTGTCGGCGAACAGGGCAGGTTTAGGGTAGAGGGGCAAGTCTTCAGGGTGGGCAGGAAGTACTACTCGAAGGTGCTGGGAGTAGTTACGGTGGACGAGGAGAACCGTGTCGTTAAGGTCATTCCCCTTAAGGGGAAATACTTCCCGGTAGAGGGACACATCGTCGTGGGGAAAGTTGTCGATATAGGGTTCACTAGCTGGGAGGTCGACATAAACTCTCCGTATGTGGCTGTCCTACCAGTCTCGGAGGTTACCAGCAGACCAGTCACCATCTCGAGAAACGAGCTTTCCAGGATACTCGACGTGGGCGACCTGATACTGGCGAAGATAGTGTCCTTCGATCTCAGCAAAGACCCTGTTCTCACGATTAAAGAGTCAAGGCTCGGGAAAATACCCCGGGGAACTCTCGTAGAAATTCCGCCTCAAAAAGTACCCAGGGTTATAGGTAGGAGGGGCTCCATGGTCTCCATGATCGAAGACCTCCTCGGCGTGAAGCTGATAGTGGGACAGAACGGAAGGATAGTCGTTGTGGGCGACGATCCCCAGAGGGTCGAAATAGCCGTTCTCGCTGTTAGGAAGATAGAGGCGGAGGCGCATACAACAGGTTTAACCGATAGGATAAAGCAGTTTATAGAAGAGAGGTTGAGATCATGA